Genomic window (Stenotrophomonas maltophilia):
GTTGCTGCGCAATTCTTCCACCAGGGCGCGGATCAGGATGCCGCCGATGCGCGGCGACTCGTAGTCGTTGTCGATGACAATGACCGGATAGTCCAGGGACTTGAAGTACACGTTGATTCTCCTTGTCGAACTCAGGAACGCTGGGCGCCGGCGCTGATCGCCGAGGCCTCGCGGGCGCGCTGCCGCTGCTGGCGGCGCTCCTCGCTGAAGAAGGGATAGAACACGGTGATGAACAGCACGAACAGGAAGGCGTACTGCACGATGGTTCCCGACGAGCCGTAGATCGCCCACAGGCAGTACACGACGGTCAGGCTGGTGAGCGTCCAGAACGCACCGGTGTGAACCAGGGTGTGCGAACGCTCGACCACGAAGTAGCAGGCCACGCACGAATAGATGTAGGGCAGCAGGGTCAGCACCACCGCCGCCGACGTGATGACGTCGAACTGTGCCGACGCGGTTTCCGAGGTGGAGGTGACCAGCACCGCCAGGGTCATCAGCACTGCTACGATCAGCACGCCCTTGACCGGCACGTCATCCTTGTTGGTCTTGCTGAAGATGCTCGGGAACAGACCGTCATCGGAGGCCGCCTTGGCACTCTGCGCGGTCAGCAGGATCCAGCCGCCCAGCGAACCGGCTGCGCCGATGAAGGCGCACAGGCTGACCAGCGCACCGCCCCAACCGCCCACCGCCTTGGCCGCGGCCAGCGCGAACGGCGCATCGGACGTCTGCAGCTCGCCATTGGGCACCATGCCCATGATCACCGAGGAGCTGGCGATGTAAGCGATGGCGGCCAGGAACACACCGGCCAGGGTGGCGCGGGCCACGTTCTTTTCCGGATTCTCCACCACGCCGGCAGTGACCGAAGCGGATTCGACGCCGATGAAGGCCCACAGGGTCAGTGCCGCAGCGCTGGAGATTGCGCCGAAGTTGGACTCACCGGACACGTTGTAGGCGCCCTTGAAGATGTCGGCATCGAAGAAGAACCAGCCGAAGATGGCGATGCCCAGGATCGGAACCAGCGCGAAGCTGGTGGTGACCGTCTGCACCCGGCTGACGAAGGCCGGCCCGATCATGTTGGCGAAGCTCAGCGCCCACACCAGCACCAGCACCGCGATGCAGCGCACCAGCGGCTCGGACAGGATCGGGAAGAAGTAGCTGAAGTAGCCCACCGCCGCGATCGGGATGGCGACGTTGCCGATCCAGTTGGCGAACCAGTAGATGGTATTGGTCTGGAAGCCCATGTAGGGCCCGAACCAGTCACGCGCATAGGCATAGGGGCCACCCGCCTTGGGGGCCAGCTTGCCCAGCTTGGCGAACACGAAGGCCAGCAGCAGCGCGCCCGCGGTGGTGATCAGCCAGCCCCAGATCGAGGCGGTACCGATCTTGGCCAGGCTGGATGGCAGCAGGAACACGCCTGAGCCCATCATGTTGCCGGCGACGAGGAAGGTGGCTCCGACCACCCCGATTTTCTTTGCTTCTGCCATGACAATCTCCTGTACTGGCATGAGCCCGGTGCAGCCGGGCATGGGGACGGGTTACGCTGGCGTACGACCGCTGGCGCCTATTTGATGAAGTTGTATTGCAGGCTGCCCTGCACCCGGACCGTGTCGCCGCGCGCACCGCCCTGCTGTTCCAGGCGGCCGTACAGCAGCTCCATGCCCATCGTCCACGAGGGCGCCGGGCTCCAGATCAGGTTGAACACGCCGTAGCGGCTCTGCCGGAAGGCCTCGGCCGCCAGTGCGGCGTTCCGCTCCAGGGTCAGCTGGCCGAAGATCAGGTTCGAACGCCACAGCCCGGACCAGTAATGGGTGTAGCCGACGAAGCCGCCGTGCAGATCCAGTGCATCAAGGCGGCCATCGGCACCGACCACCGCGTCCAGTCCGGAGCCGGTCAGGTCGGCGGTGTAGCGGCTGAGACCGCGACCACCCAGCGCACCGAACAGCAGCAGGTCACGCTCGCCCACCGATGCCGAGCCACTCAGCTGCAGGCCGCCGGCCATGCGCCGGTCGCGCTCTCCATCGCCGTCATAGGCCAGACTGCGTGCCACTGCGCCAAGCTGCATGTGGCCCCAGTCGCGCTCCATGCGCGCCGTCACCGTCACATCAGGCAGCCGATTCACCGCAGCCCGCTCATCGCTGGCACCAGCCAGTTCGGTCTTTGGATCTTCGGCGGCGATGGTCAGGGTGTTGCCCTTGCCCATCGCGAAGCTGTGGTGAATGCCCGCCACCAACAGGTAGCCGGCACCACCGGGCCCTGCGAAGTCCAATGTGTCAGGCAGGCTGTCCGGATCCATGAAGCTGGAGTAGCCGTAACCGGCGTAGGTATTGCCCAGCTGGCCATAGGCATGGCGCAGGCGGAATTCGTAGCCGTCACTGCTGCCGAAGAAGTCATTCTCCAGGTAGAAGCGCAGGTTGCCGTGCGTGGTCGGACGACGCGCCTCGAAGCTGAAGCGGGTCTGCTTGGCATGGATGTTGAAGTTGGAAACATCGCGATGACGACCACCCACCGGCATCGACGAAGGAATGAACTGATCCTCATCCCCCGCTGCACGCGAATCTGCGATGGCATCCAGCTTGGCGTAACCGCCGATGCGGATCACTGTATCGGTACCGGGAATGGCGAAGAAGCCCTTCAGGTCAGGATCGGTCGGACCAGCTGCACTGTCGGGACGCGATGCAGCAGTAGATGGATCGGCCACCGACTCGCGCTGCGGCAGTACGGGTTGTGCCACGCCCGGCACCTGGGTGGGATGCAGCAGATGGGCAGAGCTGGCGGGCGCGACCACGGACGCGGGCGCCTGCGCGGTGGCAGGCCCAACGGCTCCATCGCGCTGTTCGAGACGGTCCAGCCGCAGCTGCATGCCCTCCAGCGCCTGCCGCATCGCTGCGATCTCACGACGCAGTGCCTGCGCGTCCTCCTTGTCGTCCGTCTGTGCATACGCCGGCGTGATCGCCAGTGCGGTCAAGCAGGCCAGACTCAGTACCGCCACGCGCATTGCATCCTCCCTGGACGAACACTTGATTCGCGCTGACGGGACGCACGCATGTGCCACCCCGGCCTCGCGCTGCCGTTGCTGGAAATGCGGATACTGCGTCGACGACACCGGACAGCCTGCGCATGACAGGCAACAGGACCGTGACACTGCCCTGCCTGTACCGATGTCGACGCCATCAAGGCCGCACTGCCAGAGAGGTGGCGACCGCAGCGGTCTGGGTAACAAGCACAGGGTGAGAGTGTCGTGAATGGCTGAGCCGACCGGCCCCGATCAGAGCC
Coding sequences:
- the adiC gene encoding arginine/agmatine antiporter, with translation MAEAKKIGVVGATFLVAGNMMGSGVFLLPSSLAKIGTASIWGWLITTAGALLLAFVFAKLGKLAPKAGGPYAYARDWFGPYMGFQTNTIYWFANWIGNVAIPIAAVGYFSYFFPILSEPLVRCIAVLVLVWALSFANMIGPAFVSRVQTVTTSFALVPILGIAIFGWFFFDADIFKGAYNVSGESNFGAISSAAALTLWAFIGVESASVTAGVVENPEKNVARATLAGVFLAAIAYIASSSVIMGMVPNGELQTSDAPFALAAAKAVGGWGGALVSLCAFIGAAGSLGGWILLTAQSAKAASDDGLFPSIFSKTNKDDVPVKGVLIVAVLMTLAVLVTSTSETASAQFDVITSAAVVLTLLPYIYSCVACYFVVERSHTLVHTGAFWTLTSLTVVYCLWAIYGSSGTIVQYAFLFVLFITVFYPFFSEERRQQRQRAREASAISAGAQRS
- a CDS encoding DcaP family trimeric outer membrane transporter: MRVAVLSLACLTALAITPAYAQTDDKEDAQALRREIAAMRQALEGMQLRLDRLEQRDGAVGPATAQAPASVVAPASSAHLLHPTQVPGVAQPVLPQRESVADPSTAASRPDSAAGPTDPDLKGFFAIPGTDTVIRIGGYAKLDAIADSRAAGDEDQFIPSSMPVGGRHRDVSNFNIHAKQTRFSFEARRPTTHGNLRFYLENDFFGSSDGYEFRLRHAYGQLGNTYAGYGYSSFMDPDSLPDTLDFAGPGGAGYLLVAGIHHSFAMGKGNTLTIAAEDPKTELAGASDERAAVNRLPDVTVTARMERDWGHMQLGAVARSLAYDGDGERDRRMAGGLQLSGSASVGERDLLLFGALGGRGLSRYTADLTGSGLDAVVGADGRLDALDLHGGFVGYTHYWSGLWRSNLIFGQLTLERNAALAAEAFRQSRYGVFNLIWSPAPSWTMGMELLYGRLEQQGGARGDTVRVQGSLQYNFIK